Proteins from a genomic interval of Trifolium pratense cultivar HEN17-A07 linkage group LG6, ARS_RC_1.1, whole genome shotgun sequence:
- the LOC123891885 gene encoding uncharacterized protein LOC123891885: MRILLREGRKQHIDNLPVDTLHLIMNRLSLNDNLALRAICRSCRKTISNAIENKHCCHLPEVPQVFLRSNNSRFFFSLSERSVHHHHHLRTPPWRLTINTCIGSVEGWLIMSDYSELGFVKCFFLNPVTDVRIMIPSKLSLPTYSSVRGDIIPLTKMVASSNPNCDGSSDCYLAGLFSDDCHIAIYKLFDKSWTIVESDKDLGSYFTDVEIIGTKLYVSDSPLDSILIYCLKDTTNGPPKAKVLAKFPIISNHSFGFLGKDEALRELYFIFMSLNVGPVFENQDVIPAHLKKISAFPEPPQVTNFEVFKLDTNKDPIGWQNVQLEDRVAFVSNLSNIVMSRDELNFNKDLIRENSIYFAFYFPCPTNQWQGLQLGILIRMFDLTDSSVEYFPVETSKDGDVPFPKWFVPSVW, encoded by the exons ATGCGTATTCTAC TACGAGAAGGAAGAAAACAACATATTGACAATCTACCGGTTGATACATTACACCTGATTATGAACCGTTTGTCCCTTAATGATAACCTTGCATTGAGAGCAATATGCCGTTCTTGCAGGAAAACAATTTCTAATGCCATTGAAAACAAGCATTGTTGCCATTTACCTGAAGTGCCACAAGTTTTCCTACGATCCAACAATTCAAGGTTCTTTTTCAGCTTGAGTGAAAGAAGTGTACATCACCATCACCACCTTAGAACTCCACCGTGGAGGCTCACTATTAATACATGTATTGGCTCAGTTGAAGGATGGTTGATTATGAGTGACTATTCTGAATTAGGTTTTGTGAAATGTTTCTTCTTGAATCCAGTGACTGATGTTAGAATCATGATACCATCAAAGTTGTCCTTGCCCACCTATTCTTCCGTCCGAGGTGATATAATACCATTAACAAAAATGGTGGCCTCTTCCAACCCAAACTGTGATGGTTCTTCTGATTGTTATTTGGCGGGCCTTTTCTCTGATGATTGTCACATTGCAATTTATAAACTCTTTGATAAGTCATGGACTATAGTTGAGTCAGATAAGGATTTAGGGTCTTATTTTACGGACGTGGaaattattggaacaaaattgtATGTAAGTGACTCACCCTTAGATTCTATATTGATTTATTGTCTCAAGGACACCACTAATGGACCTCCAAAGGCAAAAGTGTTGGCCAAGTTTCCTATAATTAGCAACCATTCTTTTGGTTTTCTAGGCAAAGATGAAGCACTAAGAGAGTTATACTTCATTTTTATGTCCTTGAATGTCGGGCCAGTGTTTGAAAATCAAGATGTTATCCCTGCCCATTTGAAAAAGATCTCAGCATTTCCTGAGCCACCTCAGGTTACCAACTTTGAAGTGTTCAAGCTGGACACAAACAAGGATCCAATTGGGTGGCAGAATGTGCAGCTCGAAGATAGAGTGGCTTTTGTTAGTAATTTGAGCAACATAGTAATGTCAAGGGATGAACTTAATTTCAACAAAGATTTAATTAGAGAGAATAGCATctattttgctttttattttccATGTCCTACAAATCAATGGCAAGGTTTACAGTTAGGGAt ACTCATCAGGATGTTTGATTTGACTGATAGCAGCGTCGAATACTTTCCTGTGGAGACATCAAAGGATGGTGATGTTCCTTTTCCTAAGTGGTTTGTACCAAGTGTCTGGTGA